One stretch of Weissella koreensis KACC 15510 DNA includes these proteins:
- a CDS encoding DUF1129 family protein, which yields MTEEMKAQEPVSEVSETEVTEMEATGMEATETEVTEMPTHADLAESGLSNRNQKFVYQAIELVENDKQYLPLIQKMQSDLLEGQKVGKTAKQIYGTPAAALGMEVEAHNQQNQGTVYSDFGYWDLAFDNMLTFLMLFSAMFGITLLFQKDASVNAGAAGILALALTSICGGLLFALITKIMARSDLGRILRVISAILAFALWFLIYMLASVLPKVINPVLPGWIYLIVAVAAFAGFRYLRKRTGIVGGFMGGSQVSNKK from the coding sequence ATGACGGAAGAAATGAAGGCACAAGAGCCAGTAAGTGAAGTTAGCGAAACGGAGGTAACCGAAATGGAAGCAACCGGAATGGAAGCGACTGAAACGGAAGTAACTGAAATGCCAACGCATGCTGATTTAGCAGAATCTGGTTTGAGTAATAGAAATCAAAAATTCGTATATCAAGCTATTGAGTTAGTTGAAAATGATAAACAATATTTACCATTGATTCAAAAAATGCAAAGTGATTTGTTAGAAGGCCAAAAAGTAGGAAAGACGGCGAAACAAATTTATGGTACACCTGCTGCCGCTTTAGGAATGGAAGTTGAAGCCCACAATCAACAAAATCAAGGAACCGTTTATAGTGATTTTGGGTATTGGGATTTAGCTTTTGACAATATGCTAACATTCTTAATGTTATTCTCAGCGATGTTTGGAATTACACTATTATTCCAAAAAGATGCTTCAGTAAATGCTGGCGCTGCTGGAATTTTGGCTTTGGCGTTAACTTCAATTTGCGGAGGATTACTCTTTGCCTTGATTACTAAGATTATGGCGCGTAGTGATCTAGGAAGAATTTTGCGTGTTATTTCAGCCATCCTAGCCTTTGCTTTGTGGTTCTTAATCTACATGCTTGCTTCAGTACTTCCAAAGGTGATCAATCCTGTTTTGCCAGGTTGGATTTATCTGATTGTTGCTGTAGCAGCATTTGCTGGATTCCGCTACTTGCGTAAGCGGACAGGAATTGTTGGTGGATTCATGGGCGGATCTCAAGTAAGTAACAAAAAATAA